Below is a genomic region from Desulfovibrio ferrophilus.
TGGAAGCCGCCGCCGATCCGCAGGACGTTTCCAAGATTCAGCGAATCCGAACAGCTTTCCTTAACGTTGCCAACGCCATTGACCAAGTTGTGAACGACTTCGACAGCACCACGCCTTTCCACACGCGCAAGAATCTGTGCGAAATTCGCAACGGCGTTCAGTTCACCTTCAAGCCGTTTAAGGAATACGACGTTCAGCCTATTAACTGCGACAACCGCCGCCCCGGTGATCCTGAAAATGGATTCCTAATCTATCACAGACGGCATGAAAAGTTCGGCTGGACAGGGCGCAAGGTCTGCAAAACTCAGGAAGATGCGGACAAATTCATCAACGCCTTGAAGGCCCAGGAGAACAAATAGCCATGACCACCGCTCTGATCCCTCGCCAAACCCTCGCTGCGCTGGTGGAGAACCACGACAAAGTGACCGGCCTTGTTGCCCAAGCCTTCAAGCTCTTGGGCGAAGCCCAAAAGCTCAACACTGCTACCCTTGGAGGTTTCAGCAGCTATCTACTTTCCGAGCGGTTGCGCCGGTTTGATTTGAATGATGCAGAAAAAAGTTCAACCAAGACCTTGGAACACATAAAGGAACAGCATTGGCACTATGCCATTAAGTTGACCGGTATCCGTAACTTGATGAGCAGCGACGATAAAGCCCGTATGGATCGGATGTTTGAAAATCACAAAACGCCGTCTTTTGATTTGGGCAATCTCGCGTCTACGTTGCAAGGCCTTGCCGAGAATCAGAGCGAGATTTTTTCGGCGGCTATTTCTGAAACTCACAAGGCTTTGCGCCTTTATGCTGCGAACTATAAGACCAACAGCACTTTCAAGGTTGGTGATAAGGTTATTATCAACCATTGTGTAGAGTTCTCTCAGTATGGCGATAGCGTTAGGTGGTATTTGGACGATCACCGTAAGCACCTACTTTTCGATCTCGATAAAGTTTTTCACTTCCTAGAAGGGCAGGGGTTCCCCGAATACCCCGGAAACTTCACCACCGCTATTGAGGCGGCAATGAAAGAGAAAGCTACGAACTGCGAGACATCCTATTTCAAGGCGAAGTGGTTCAAGAAGGGCACTATACATATTGAGTTTAAGAGTCCTGCCCTGGTGAAAGGGTTCAACCGAATTGCCGCCGAAGGATCAAACGAGCTCGGCAACGAGGTTTAACCTCCTGGCGCGGGCCGGGGCTAATCGCCCCGGCCCTTTCGTTTTGTCCTAACCTGGCTTCTGCCGTCAGGACAAAACGGGAGTGATTGCGGAGCTCGTTGCTGGTTGTACAATTGTTGAATTGTTGAATTGACTAAATGTGTAATTGCGCATAACTTCACCACCTAACAGGAGGCTAGACCATGCAAATTGTTGTGATTGCCAATCGGAGCGGTGGCGTATCGAAGACCACGACAGCCCACAATCTGAGCGCGGCACTTGCGATTGCGGGTAAGAAAACGCTGGCGGTTGATCTTGATCCACAGTGCGACCTAACCCGGTTTTCTGGCGTAGTTCCAGAGGAACAAGAGCAAAATGCAATTACCGTTGTTCTGGACAAGGAACCACTCGGCCCTGCGGTGGTGGAGATAGGCAAGAACCTTTCGCTTTTGCCGTGTCATCCTGATTTTGTTTCGGCTGATACCGAGCTCCAGACCAAAACTGGTGGAGAATTGTACGTTAAGAAGGCGCTCAAGGCGGCTACTGATTACGACTTTGTAATTCTGGATTCCCCGCCTAGCCTGGGCAAAGTCACCGTGGCCGCTATGGTGGCCGCGCATCATGTACTTATTCCCATGCCCACACAGTACAAGCCGCTTGAAGGTGCTGTCCGCACCCTTAATACAGTGGAGTTAGTCAAAGAAGATTTGAACCCTGATCTCAATGTTTTGGGAATCGTGGCAACCATGTTCGTTCGTGGCCGGTCCTTGGACAAGGAAGTTTTGCGCCACGTTGAAACCGCCGAAGGTTTTGAGGGACTTCTTTTTGATACGGTGATCCGTCAAAACACGGACCTTGCGCAAGCTCCGAGCTACGGCAAAAGCATTTTTGAACACGCGCCGAGATCGAACGGCGCTCAAGATTACGTTGCACTTACAAAGGAAATTGTCAGGAGGATGAAAAATGGCAGATAGATTCCCTAAACCAACGAGAACGAAGAAACCCGAAAGGGGAGAACAAAGCCTTTTGGGCAAGACCGGCAGCCCGGCACCGGCCAGTGAAGAAAAGGCAACACCCCCGCCTACGCGTAATGTCGTACTTTCGCATGAATTGACGGCGCGGCTCATCCAGTATGAAATTGATTTAAAGACGAAAGGCGAACGCTTTAATTTCTCTGAAATTACGCGCAACGCATTAGGCAATTTTTTGGACAGAGAAGGGTTCTAGGAGGTTTTAGACATGGGCAGGTGTCGTGTTTTGATTTTGGCGGTGGTGTTGGCCCTGGGCGGTGTTGTGAACGCCCACGCCCAAGATCAGGAAATTATGATTTGTACCTCACAGGGCATTTCCAGTGATCCGACCAAGCCTACGCTAAGTTGTACGGATGGGGCGGGAGTAGTGTTTACCGAATCGTTGACTGATTTGTCGTTTCGCGGATATCGGTTAATCACGACCGAGTACGATGGTGCTAGGACGTATTATTTTCTTGGAAAGGATCGGTAGTTTTTTGTCTTTGGCCACTCGGTGGCCACCGGACAAAAAAGAGGCGAGATGCCGGGCAGGGCACCTCGCCAACACACAAACGGTTTGGTGGAAAAGAACCCCACCGATACCGGCGATCCTAGAAGCCCCTTATCAAAGCGCAACCAAGGATCAACAGCATGAAACATACTCATTTGGTGCCCAAAAGGCAAGGTTCACGCATGGCAACCGAAGATAAAGACCTCACGGAAGTACAGCAAAGAACGAATCGTCAACTTACGCTGTTTGAATCTATTCTTCGCAAAGGGCCATACTCCGGTATGATGGCCTTGGATGCTCTGATGCCTAAATATTTCTATGGGAAGGCAACCCGAACAGAAGACGGTCACTTAAAAAGTTTGGAGCGTGTGTTCGATTTTGAGGGGCAGCCGTGCAAGCTCATCGTTGACCCCGCCCGCGTGACAGAGACACGGGGAAAGTACAAAGGACAACGTGTTGAGTTTTACATGGGCACGCGGGAAGAGAATGTATATGACGCTTTGCTTAAACTCGCCAAAGAAGGACAAGGGAAAATTTTAGACGATCAATTTGGAGTTGTTTTCAGTTTAAATCAGATCATCGCAGAGTTGAAAAATCATGGGCATACAATCAATTACAAAGATTTGATCAAATCGCTGAAAATTCTCCGTGGAACAAGTATTACGTTCAAAAGCCCCACCGTTGAATTTATGGAGTCTCCGCTGTTGTCCCTGGGGCTTCCTAATTCAAAAAACCCTAAATCGGCTTACGTCCGTTTTAATTCGCTTGTAGACGGAGCTCTTAAAAATAAGAGCTTGAGGCTATATAATTATCAATTGGCGATGGGTATGGGCACTCTTGCTCGTAAATTGTTGAAACTGATTAGCTATGATCCGAACGGGGCGAACCTGGATCGGCCATACGAGTTCAGGCTGGTGCCGTTTCTTTCGATGAGCGGGTACGCTATAAATCAAAAACTCAAACGGAATGTCCAGTTGTTGGATAGTGCGGTCGAGGAATTGAAAATAGCGGAGCTTGTGCAGCGTTGGGACTGCGAACAAATAAAAGAGGGTAGGAAGATCATCGACTATAAATATAAGGTGTGGCCCTCTGAAAAATTTAGGCGGGAACTGGTCAGGATTCAAAAAGCTCAAAATGATGGTTCCCGCTGGATAGCTATTCAGGTAGCAGGACCGCCAACAAAGGTTTCAGAATAAATTGTTCGTTTGGATTTCGCTCGATGCCGACAAAAGACCGCCCCAGGCCCTTGCTTGTGTCGGTCTTTTTCTTAGGGTTCTGATGCACCCTTGTGAATCGGTTAGGGTTCTGATGCACCTTTCGTTAGGGTTCTGATGCACCCGCGTTAGGGTTCTGATGCACCCACCTTGAAAAGTAAGGGTTCTGATGCACCTTTCGTTAGGGTTCTGATGCACCTTTTTCCTTAAAATGATTAAAGGGTTAGGGTTCTGATGCACCCAGGGTTTGATTTGTAAGGGTTCTGATGCACCCTTGTAGGGGTTCTGATGCACCCTTTAGAGGTGGTTAGGGTTCTGATGCACCTTTCGTTAGGGTTCTGATGCACCCTTGGAGGGCTAAGCAGTTGTTTTTGAAGCTTCTTTTCATCCCTTCTTATTCTTCTTATTCTTCTTCTTAAAAATTTCTTTCTTCATAGTCTGGTAGGAATTATTACCAATAGGCGGGGAGTCAAAAAAATATCCCCCCCTTACAACCCCCCTTAAGAGGGTTAAAGGAACGGGATTTTAACCAACAAGATTAGAAGGAACGCCAAGCATCGCCCTAAAATCTTAAGCCTGTGTTAACCCAAAGCTAAATATTTAAATGTTCATAGCCACAGGCAAAACTATTCACTTCGATCCATGGGGCACGCTCCGCGTGATCCGCGCAATAGACAAGACTAGGGCAAGAAAAATCAGCCATAAAGGAAATACATGCGATTTTTCAATCGTATGTGCCCAACCCAAAACTGAGGGGCCTTTATTTTGCCCTCGCTTACGCTCAAATGGCTTTTTCAAGAAAGTTACACCCTGAATCATACTCAAAAAAGAAAAGGCCCGTAGAAACGAAATTTGGTGGTGTTTTACTTCTCTTTATAATTTCCAATCAGGGCACATGGGGCACCGAGCGCGGGGCCAACTAAGGCCCAAGCGCAAAGTTTGTGCATTTTCCCATTTTGTAAAGAGGAACGCTTTACGGTTGACTTGTAAAGCGTTCCTCTTTACGTTTTCAATATGAAGCGTTCATTCCGAATCCATCCTTGTTTTGCAGAGGTCAGCTTTTCGCGTGTGATCCGTGTGCTTCTCCGCTTTTCGGGAGCAGCAGCCTGTTATGCCGAAACGGAATCACAAACCGAAATCCGACGAGAGATATTCCGATTGATAGAAGGGCGGCTCGGTGGCGAGTTGCTGGCCGTGATCCTGCCTGATGTTGGTACGCTGCCGGTGGACCCCAGCGGGGTAAAAATTATGCGTAACCTTTCGTGGCCGCCAGAACTTCAACGCTTCGATATTTCCGAATTCCTTCACGCCTTGTCTGAGGTCATGGCCGGTGGACAAGGCGAAGCGTTAGGGAAAATTCAAAAAGAGCAGATAGGGAACATGGCTTTTTGTCTTTTGACTGATGCCGTGGTGGGCTGATTCTAGTCAAAAAAGGGGTGTGATAGCCCCCAAATGAACCTTTTTAGGCCCGTCCAGGGCCTTTTTTTGTTTTTCGGAAACCCGCGCCACTAATAGCTGTCACGCCCCTAGGGGTAGTTGTCACGCCCTTAAAACTGGTTGTCACGCCGCGATAGGCAGTTGTCACACCCGAAAACCCGCTGGTCACTCCCCAAACAGGCGATGTCACGAAATTAGAGAACCGCAAACCTTTCTGACAACATGACGGCGCTCTTACGTTGCTTTTTTGATGTTCATTTAGTCGTGAGTGCTATTTCTTTGTTTTATTCACATCTTCAACACAACTCAGATCGGGTTTAATGTACCGTTGTCTTTAGTTTTGCTGATATTACTATGGAAATATCTATCTCAAAGACTCGCTAAATATTTCCACAACACGATTCTTTCCAGATCGTTGTAATATCCATGGTTAGTTTTTGACATAGAGTGCATGTCTTCGCGT
It encodes:
- a CDS encoding DUF4942 domain-containing protein, with translation MTTALIPRQTLAALVENHDKVTGLVAQAFKLLGEAQKLNTATLGGFSSYLLSERLRRFDLNDAEKSSTKTLEHIKEQHWHYAIKLTGIRNLMSSDDKARMDRMFENHKTPSFDLGNLASTLQGLAENQSEIFSAAISETHKALRLYAANYKTNSTFKVGDKVIINHCVEFSQYGDSVRWYLDDHRKHLLFDLDKVFHFLEGQGFPEYPGNFTTAIEAAMKEKATNCETSYFKAKWFKKGTIHIEFKSPALVKGFNRIAAEGSNELGNEV
- a CDS encoding ParA family protein; this encodes MQIVVIANRSGGVSKTTTAHNLSAALAIAGKKTLAVDLDPQCDLTRFSGVVPEEQEQNAITVVLDKEPLGPAVVEIGKNLSLLPCHPDFVSADTELQTKTGGELYVKKALKAATDYDFVILDSPPSLGKVTVAAMVAAHHVLIPMPTQYKPLEGAVRTLNTVELVKEDLNPDLNVLGIVATMFVRGRSLDKEVLRHVETAEGFEGLLFDTVIRQNTDLAQAPSYGKSIFEHAPRSNGAQDYVALTKEIVRRMKNGR